The genomic DNA cacaactctGCAAATATGCTAAACCACTAAACAGTACCCTTTAAGTGGGTGAATTACATGTTAGGTGAATTatatgttatgtgaattatatatcaataaaactaTTACCAAAAAAGTTtctataataaaaagagaaacatcacTACTCTAATTGCGGCCCTTACTGCTACTCAGAGGTAACATCcacatatcaataaatatatactgttctaaataacaaaaatgggctcataatgtcctttttttttttttttttttttgagacggagtctcgctctgtcacccaggctggagtgcagtggtgtgatctcagctcactgcaagatccacctcccaggttcacaccattctcctgcctcagcctcccgagtagctgggactacaggcgcctgccaccacgcctggctaattttttgtatttttagtagagacggggtttcaccgtgttagccagggtggtcttcatctcctgaccttgtgatccacctgcctcagcctcccaaagtgctgggattatagacgtgagccaccgcacctggctcataATGTCCATTCTATACTGCaatttgcaatatatatttactatatacagTGGAGATACTTTCATGTTAGTATATATAGTCTCATCTATTCTTTTAAATGGCTACCCAGTActctaataatagtaataaataataataacaacaataccACTAGCTTGTATTTATACAGTGcatctatgtgccaggcaatattctaagtgctttacatatactGATTCATTCAATCCTTACAATAACCCTATGTGGCAAGTTCTATATTCTGTCCATTTTACAGGGGATGGAACTAAGACACataaatataccataatttattttgtcTACTAATggacatttaaatgttttttttaaacatttgtggccaggcatggtggttcacgcctgtaatcccagcactttgggaggccgaggcaggtggatcgtttgaggtcaggagttcaagaccagcatggcattgaaccccgtctctactaaaaatacaaaaattagccagacatattgatgcacgcctataatcccagctactcgagaggctgaggcatgagaatcactcgaacccaggaggtaaaagttgcagtgagccgagattgtgccattgtattccagccagggtgacacagtgagactctgtctcaaaaaagaaaaaaaaaaaaaatggctgggtacagtggctcacacctgtaatctcaacactttgggaggctgaggcaggcggatcacctgaggtcaggagtttgagaccagcctgaccaacatggagaaacccgtctctactaaaaatacaaaattagccaggcctggtggcacatgctgtaatcccagctacttgggaggctgaggcaggagaatcgcttgaacctgggaggtggaggttgcggtgtgctgagattgcaccattgcactcctgcctgggcaacaggagtgaaactccatctcaaaaaaaaaaaaaaaaaatttacatttatatttatttatttattatttttgaaatcacaccactgcactccagcctgggtgactgagtgagactctgtctcaaaaactattaaaaaataaaaataaataaaattgtacagATGGTGCCAAAATGCCCTCCAAGGTGGCTGTAGCAGTTACATACCCCTCAAAGTGGAGGAGTGTGCTAATGTCCCCTCATCCCCACTACTCACAGCCTTCACCAGTGCctctcccctcctcagcctctccctGCACAGACCCTTGCAGCCCACAGGAACCTTCCACACTACAGTGCAGGCCCCCAGCACCCTCCCTGTGGTGCTGCCTGGGACTCGCTCTCACTCAGTCCTGCCTCTCAGAATCCAACCCGGCATAGGTGTCTGGGCAGAGCCCCAGAAAGCAATGTAGTGTCCTCACCCTCAGGTTCCCCATAGTCACTTCAGCCCACAGGGGAGATGGGCATGGAGATAAGAGGGACGAAGGGTGCCTTGAGCAGGGAGAGCCCCTATAACCCTCCAAGAAGGTTGGAGGCTCCATCACCCCAGCAAGCCTCACttactcacctcagcctcagccaTACCAATCTGCCTCTCCAGATCCTCGGGGACCATTTtccctctgaaaaagaaaatgcagagggTACAGCAGGGACAGGTTCTCTGTTGAAGGCAGGGTAAGGTGGGGTTAGCAATGCAGAGATGACAGTGCTAGTTTTTCCCTCAGGGGTTGAAACAGATCTCAGGGCAGAGGTGGGGGACGCTGGCAGGCTCTGGTAGACCGGAACAGCAATTCTACTGAACAGCGAGGGGAGAGAGGTCCACCAGCGGTAAAGGGCCTGATGCCAGAGCATTCTGGCAGCAGGAAGGTACTCTGTGCCAAGCTGGGTCACAGCCATGTGGGCAGAAGGACCTTCACCTCTCATCAGCCTTGACTACTCGGACACTGTCGGTGCCAAGTCCCAGAAACGCAGCTCCCTTCTGGATGGAGTAGTGACACTGCGGGGGAAGGCAGAGGGCAGGTTAGCACAActtgatgggggaggggagagaaggtaAAAGTCAAGTGTGAGCTCCAACAGATGGGATCCTGTAGACAAGGACTTCTCAAATGTTAGCGTGCATACGAATCGCCTGGATATCTGGTTAAAATGCAAGTTCAGGTCCACTAGGTCTGaggtctggggtgaggcctgagattctgcatttcttttttttttttttagacagtttccctctgttgcccaggctggagtgcagtcgtgccatctcagctcactgcaacctccacctcccaggctcaagaaattctcatgcctcaggctcctaagcagctgggaatccaggtgcccaccactatgcctagctaattttttgtattttagtagagaaggggtttcaccatgtttcccagggtggtatcaaactcctgagctcaggcaatccgcccacctcagcctctcaagtgctgggattataggcgtgagtcaccgcacccagtcacattctgcatttctaacaagccccAGGTCATACCaatgctgctggtccacagaccaCACTCTTGAGTAGGAAGACTATGGACTGTGTCCACTGTACTCACGGCCCCTCCTCTGCCCCCAAACAGAAGGCAATGTGAACAGGAGCAGTTACTGGCCTCCTTGACTGGAACGAAGCACATCCGCCTGGGGGCAGGCTGGCCTTGGAGGatgtggggagggcagggagaagaCCTGGAAGGTCTCTACTTAGCTGGCTGGAGATTAGGATCAGGAGCCCAGGGTTGGGCCTGTGCCTCTTCCCCACCTCCTTCGATGTGAATAGTGCCAGGGGCGGCAGTGTGCGGAGGCCCCTCTGCTTGCAATCCGGGTAGCGCTGATAGCGGGCCAGATTTACAGCATACATGTTGGAGATGGAGCCACCTGTCACAGGGAGGGGGCGGTGGCAAGAGGAAGGAGCACTGGGTCAAGACTGGAGCttgcctccccttccctttccaccagAAGAGCTCATCAAAGCAGCAGGTATGACTGGCTCCGAGGCCACAATTCCTAGCATCATGCCATCTCAGAATGGATCCAGGATCAGATCCTCTTGACCACACCCCTCCACACCCGGGGCTGCCCCCAAGAGACAGCACCCATCCAGAGACAGCAGGAACTAGACCAGTGATCCCAGGGAATGGTGACAAACATGAACATGAAGGGACGAGACAGCCTCCTCCCTGGTCTGGCCTGGGTCCAGCTGGAGAGGAATCAAAGAGGAATCATCCCTCCCTACCAGATGCTTAGAGCAAGAGAACGGTGCAGAAGGAGGAACCCATAAAAAGGGCAAAGAAAGGTCCCCCTCATTCTCACAAACCAGGGCAGAAGATTCCATCCCCAGAGCTCCAGCCCACCAGGGCCCGCAGTTTCCTCAGCACCTCCTCTTCCATGAGCACAAACACGGGGGCGATTTCATATGTGTACCTGCCAGGAGAGAGAGCGACGAGAAAGGAAAGATGGGGAGGGACTGCCCAGACAGGCCCTTAAACTGCACAGGAGTCAGAAAAAGGAGGCAATGAACAGTGAGCGAAGGAAGAGTCCAAGGAGAAGAACAAGTTGGTGACAGAACCagggaagcaagaaagagaaaacagaggtcAGGAGGCCTGAGAAAGTTTGGAGAAAGGGAGTCTAAAGGATACAAGGAAAAACTCTCTGCCGATAGGGATTCCTAGAAGCAGTAGAGAGAGAGCAGAACCATTCTCCTCCCCTACCCCTCAGGCACCTCTCCAGCAAACCTAAATCCTTTGTGGGATGGTAGAGGGGCCGTGGGATGCTCACTGGCTGGTGTTGAGGCTCTCAGTGATAATGCGCCCGGCCAGAGCATGGGGATCCAACCCTGAGAAGAGCTGGTTGAAGAACCGAGGGTGACCTGGAGAAGGAGAGTACGCCAGGGAGCTCAGAGTAGAGTTCAGGGCAAACTCCCAAGTCCCCTTCCCAAAGAAGCCAGGGCCCACCAGTCTTGACACTGTAGCGAATCACAGCCCGACACCGCTCCAGGATCTGCTCCTGCGACTCGCCCTGGCTCCGCAGCTCCAAATCCAGCAGCTGCTTCAGCTCCTCAGGCTCCTTCCACTCACAGACCTAGGAAGAGAGCCAGGGCTGCTGGGGGCCTGGGATGCCTGTGGACTGACTGTCAAAACACACCTCCACAGACACGAGACACGGCCAATCTGCACTAAAAACAACTTTGGGATATTTCCAAAGTAAAACTCTGAAAATGAGCAAGAGTAGTGAACACAGTAAGACTCAGAATGTAAATCCCTGAGGTACCCGGGGGGACAGGGATGAATTCTGGGGAGAAACCTTATCAAAAGGAGGAAAGTTCTGAGCcagatttggaaagaaaaagagaaggcttgggccgggcgtggtggcttatgcctgtaacctcagcactttgggaggcctaggcaggcagattacctgaggtcaggagttcaagaccagcctggctaacatggtgaaaccccatctctactaaaaatacaaaaattagccgggcgtggtggcacatgcctataatcccagctactcgggaggctgaggcaggagaactgcttgagcccaggagacagaggttgcagtgacccgagaccgtgccactgcactccagcctggccgacagagtgagactctgtcaaaaaaaaaaaaaaaagacaggaaggaaggaaggaaagaaggaaggaaggaaggaaggaaggaaggaaggaaggaaaggaggctggcttgatgggaaggaggagggggaaaggaCTCACCTTCTGGGAGGCACTGGTTCCTTTCTGAATGGCCTCATCCACAACAACCCCAAACACGGCCCGGAGCAAGGCTTCCACAGCCACTGGGTCCCCAGCAAGGGAGGGGAGTGCTTCTGAGTCAGCCATCAGGATCTGTGGCAGAGCAGAGTCATTCCCTACTCAGCCTGTGAACCCTACCTGGACCTACCCAGCAGGAGCCTCATCTTCCAAACGGGCCTGAGGCCCAAGTCCTGCAGCTCAGTCTCAGCCTCCAGTGCACAGACAAGGGCAAGTGAGAGTGCCCAGGGAGGAAGCCAGTGGGaacaggagggaaagaaaaggcagacaGTGCTGAGCAGGTGGACTCTAGTGGCCATTTCCACCTAAGGCAGAGACAAGCTTACCTCTCTGCTCAGGAGAGCCAGAGGCAGGGTGCAAAGGTAGCTCCTCAGAACAGTGGGACCAAGACGGCAGAGGGAGTGGGGTGAAAACAGCAGTCACATGGCCATAATTCTCATGACCTTTGCCCCAAAGAGAACTTTGATTTGGGATAGGGACAGCAGGGTGAGGTGAAGCTCCCTGAATAATCATTAGCTGACAGAAGGAGATGGGAAATCAGATGAAAGGCAAAACCCATGCTGCATTAACCCCACGGTGGCGAGAACCAGAGGGCCAGCGCAAAAGAGGGGACCCGCACTGTGCATCCCAGGGCCCAGCATGGGGGTGTCTTGAGGGCAGACAAGGGCCTGAGAAACTGCCACAGGTGACCCTGGAGACTGAGGCGGAGGGCGCCTGAGAGGCAGGGACGTAAAATCCCCCCacctttttagtttttgagatggagtttcactctgttacccaggctggagtgcagtggcacagtcctggctcactgcaacctctgcctcctaggttcaagagattctcctgcctcagcctcccaagtacctgggactacaggcgtgcactaccacacccgactaattttagtacttttagtagagacaggggttagccatgttggtcaggctggtctcgaactcctgacctcaggtgatccacccgcctcagcctcccaaagtgctgggattacaggcgtgagccaccatgcaggcCGACATAAAATCCTTTAAGCAGGCCTCAGAGGCCAACCTCTTTTGCACCCCAACCCCCAGAGTCTTTTCAGAACTGCCCTGCTTTCTAAAGCCCTCTCCTAGAGCAGGAAGGAAAGGGGTTATATTGAGGAAGCATTTGCTAAACAAGTGCGATCCTGTGCCTTCCGGGCGGGGAGTCCTGTTTGTAGTGAACACCAACTGTGTTCGCCACATGGTGCTGAGGACTGAGAACGCCTCCTCACCCCACTGGgaggacacagacacatgtgCAACAGTTACAGACCAGGCCATGGCTGGATGCCGACCCTAGGTCTCCTCGGAATTCAGGAAAGAAGGAGATGGATGGAGGCTGAAGGCTGAGAAAGACCTGCAGTGGGAATGCAGATGGATCCTAAGAGAGGGCAGGAGAAATGGGGTGGGTGACTGGAAGGAAGAGAAGCATTCCGGGGTAAGAGGAGGAAAGCCATGAGCTTACAGCGGAAATGAATAGGACTTGTCCTGAGGTCAGTGGCAACACAGGGCTGGCGGGAGCACGGGAGTGAAGGCAGGGTGGGCAGAGTTTTGTGAGCACATGAGGAGTCATGAGTGCCAGGCAGGCCAAGGAATCGACATTTTATCCTACAGAAAATGGGAAGTCACTTAAAGATTGTGTGACAAGGAATAATGTAGTACAATGGATGCTCTCAGAAGACCAATTTATAGCAGTAGGATGCAGAAGAATTAACAGGCTCTTGCAGTAAATAAGGCAAGAGGCGATCCACACTTGAATAAGAGTGATGATGGTAGGAAATGACAGAGAGAACAATCTGCAGGCGTGCTCATTCTCTGGATTATGCTGAATTCAACACTTAGGGGAGCTACGTTGTAGGAGAAGGAAGACTCAAAGATGATCCTGGGATTTCAAGCCTGGGAGACTGGAAAAATAATGGCACCCCTCAAAGAAACAGGGATGCAGAAAGGGGAAACTGGATAGAAATAAAGTGGTATTGCTTGGAAATACTCATCTGAGTGGAGGTcttctgggactacagatggcaaactgttttccatacaTCCTATGGGAGGGGGTCAGGCCCACAGCTCTGATGAGATGCTAGAATGGAAAGCAGGTTTGAGAGTCAGGGTATAGCTGAAGCCTTGTGATGGGCTCCATTCCCTAAAGGAGAGAGAATTCAGAGAGATGGATGGGAGGAGAGAGCAAACACCAAGGCCTGGGGGACCCTCCAAATGACAGGGCAAGAAGATCAAGAAAATCTGGAAAGGGAGAAACCATCCTCAAAATGGGATGGTCTAATATAATCCACTGCCAACAGTCACTAGACCTCACACATGATGTGTGGTGCACACATCATGCATCACGTAACGACGTTTCAGTcaacgaggctgcagtgagctgagatcgcaccactgcgctccagcctgggtgacagagtgagactctgtctcaaaaataaataaatattaaaaaataaagtggacaATTATGTGGTTTTtcatatattcacaaagttgttgcaaccatcatcactgtcTAATGCCAGAACATTTTCAGCAcccaaaaaaaaccctcagtaGCAGTCATTTCCCATTCTTCCCTTCCCCGAtccctggcaactactaatctactttgtttctatagatttgtctAGTCTGGCCATTTCATATAAAAGGGGTcctataatatgtggtcttttgtgactggcatctTGTGCTTAGCATAATGCCTTTAAGGTTCATCCAAGTTGCAGCACGTATCAGTATTTCTTTGTATGGCCAAATAATATCTCATTAtatggatacaccacattttatctattcatttatcagttgatagacatttgagttgtttccactttttggctattatgaataatgctgctgt from Papio anubis isolate 15944 chromosome 9, Panubis1.0, whole genome shotgun sequence includes the following:
- the CSAD gene encoding cysteine sulfinic acid decarboxylase isoform X3, producing MEKGGGDPLGLLCPMGRPEKLALYRGGQTRVEESSRAIAGCFGGGQKPDWQCPHVRVLCVSPKILMADSEALPSLAGDPVAVEALLRAVFGVVVDEAIQKGTSASQKVCEWKEPEELKQLLDLELRSQGESQEQILERCRAVIRYSVKTGHPRFFNQLFSGLDPHALAGRIITESLNTSQYTYEIAPVFVLMEEEVLRKLRALVGWSSGDGIFCPGGSISNMYAVNLARYQRYPDCKQRGLRTLPPLALFTSKECHYSIQKGAAFLGLGTDSVRVVKADERGKMVPEDLERQIGMAEAEGAVPFLVSATSGTTVLGAFDPLEAIADVCQRHGLWLHVDAAWGGSVLLSQTHRHLLDGIQRADSVAWNPHKLLAAGLQCSALLLQDTSNLLKRCHGSQASYLFQQDKFYDVALDTGDKPAREAGQSRLPREAVQGGPHAQGAHGEGGLHDDWLPAPRNPG